In the Nothobranchius furzeri strain GRZ-AD chromosome 1, NfurGRZ-RIMD1, whole genome shotgun sequence genome, taaagaaagccaAAACAAAACATGCAATCGTAAAATGTTTGGTAACATGAAATAGAGAGAAAGAAAAAGTGTGTCAAGCACCGAAACATGCTCTGTAGCAGCTGAAACAACAAACCaggaaacaggaaatgggagtacATTAACTAGAGATGGAGAAaataagaaacaaacaaaaacagtgtGGTGTGTAACTCAAATCAAAATAAACAcatgaaaaacaaagaaaaatattACAAATGAAAACCAAACCAAATAAGGAAAACACAAAAGCACAGCAAAACCCAGATTTCATGATGGGACCAACTGCTTTACCCATAAAGCCTGTCAGGCAAATGTATTGAGAGGTTGTATTTCATTCTTACAAATTTGTCCAATTAATAAACAAattgttttatattttgtttCAGAAGATCCAAATCTTTCGGTGCAGCCCTCAAACAGCCCAGGTATGTTTCTGCTCCTATGAACAACTTTTCTGTCATTTCATTTATATGTGGATGAAAAACTGATCTAGCCTTTTATTTTTATGTCTGTAACTTCAACATGCATGCATGTTTTAATAACTAGTTAGTCTTCTGAAATTGTTTTcaagagtaaaataaagaaagtgGGCAAACAAAGTATTACTCCTAATGGAAAAATATCTACATTGGATTTGAAATAATGTCTTTAAAAATGGGGGAAAATTATGAGACATCTGAACCAGGACTTGACAAACACTACATCCTCCAATTGGATGTTAAGTCTTCAGATTCTTaggaatatatatgtatatgtgtgtgtgtgtgtgtgtgtgtgtgttatattatatatatataacaacatatataacatacatatAAGACATCAGACGCCTCAGTCTGTtaagttttctgattctgatctacAGAACATGATAATCTATCAGTTTAGATGTAAATGAAGAATGAAGAATGTTTCAATCCCTCCAGAAAACTGCATGACAGCCTTACATTTCATCACTGGTGTGTATGTTCAGCAAGAAAATGAAATTCAAGCTGCCGTGAAGTAAATGAAATTGATTCATGCCAAATGGAAAACCCCCCATTATAACTGTGGTAAAGTAGCAACCTTATGTTTAATTGTTGCAACATTGCAGCTAAATCTGGGGAAAAAACACCCAAACTCCAAAGAAAAATCTGAAGAATGACTCAAGATGACTTAAGAGAAATCTAGTTCTTTGGAAGGGAAGTATGAATGACTTAAGGTCTTTGTTCTGTAAATTTTACTTCTGTGTGGTCTGTTTATAGAAATCGGACTTCCAGATAATCAGGGACTACTTACTGCTATAATTGTTTTGGATTTTATcgttgtgtttctgtgttgcaTACAGATTTACTCATCACCTCATGCTATTTTCGTGTGGAGAAAGActtctccacacacacactcacggccgGACTTTCCCGCGTGTCTTTTGCCCACATGCTCAGAGATTTCCCCATTCATGAGAAGTGTATGAACAAACTCTACCCGTGCAGGATGCGGACCGACACCACCCAGCCCGGTCCAGGCCCAGATGTGAAACTGCCATTAGTGACGTAGAGCCgacacatcagtgctgcagtctgcttccagcacgtttcctgcatgttttagatcatcatCAGAGctaatttgttttatttagtgaggAGTCACACCTGTAGACTctaataaaggctgaggagacattttatcagttagattaaggtgttaaaaagacgaatgcccagtgaggagataggtttcacttttgcttttactaacgaacactagggggtgctaaaagcaagccaaaattgcAAAAGCATAAATAGACTACACCAGAATGTAGGAGAACACACCCAAGTTTTCAGAGACAAGTTCTATTTTTGGCTTAATTCCTTTTAAAAATTGGGAGTGATGGGTCTTTTCAACTTGTTATATCTTCTATAAAAACAGCAGGAAAATATAACCGTTccattttgttgtttatttttaaaacaacttCTAGTTTTCACACAGCAGCTGTTCATCTGAGGCTTACTGATAAGTTTGTGTTCCTGTTCCTAAGTTTGCTTTCAGGGAGTTTGAGATGCAGGTTACCATGGAGACGTTATGAGCAGCTGACAGCAGCAAaaacctttccttacatttttgttCTCTTCAGAACTTTGATAGTTTATACATCTGAATGTAGCTTAGATGAAGATGATGGAACTGCAGTGGACATGTCAAAATTAAAGTTAATCCTATTCAAAAAGTAATTTTCTCCTTTTTGCACATTAATCATGATGATCTGAGTTTACACAACAGCAGAGTGTTTGTGCCAGTAACGGAGAGTTCTCAGTCTGTGACCTCAGCTGTTTCACTGATGGATGAGCTTCAGCATGCAGCTATTCCATTTAAAATAAAGTGTCACACACTCAGACTCTTCTCTTTAATTTATGGCTAAGATGGGAAGAAGTTGCTTTGTCATCAGATTTTATACAGTTTGCTTTTTCTTAGCTCATTGTTAAAAAGTTTTGGACCTGGGAAAACCTAAACACCTGAACGTTATCCTTCGTTATTGGTCATGTTTTTCTTGGTTCAGTCATCTTTTCAAATAAGAAGTCTCGGTTTCTCACACTTAACATCTCAAACTGTTTTGTTTATTATGACACCGATTCACAAACTGTCTTCATTTTTCTTTCAGCAAAACCCCAAATCCCTACAGAATCACCAAACGCCACAGGTAAGCATCTGCTTATATATTTGTGAACTAATGTATAATCAGACTGAAGTAGAAAAAAGTTAAGTCTAAATCTTAATGAGATTTGAGTTAGCTTAAATATTTAGCTAACACACAAATTCAGACTATCATTAAAAGGAAGTAGCCTACCAAAACAAAAGCATCATGTAAAGATCTCCAAAACACCCCAGAGTCCTTCTGATGTTCAGATCATGGTTTAGTTTCCCTGCATTAATAAATGATCCACGGTTGAATGGACTCACACAGTCAGAGAGATCTCTTCACcatgctttttttattttattttattttttacattttacctTGAAATCttaaactaaatgtttagttGAATCTGCCATGTTTATAACTACATTTAACTGTATGTACTTTGATGCAGTTCAAAAGTTTTTGATTTAAACTTACATATTTGGATTAAATCAGAGTTTTTTCACCATAAAACTTGATCAAATATTCTCTTACTTTAAATTTGGCCTCCCAGaaaaaataattgttttaaaaTTAAGATTTCAGTTgcataaaaaaatacaaatgatgGAGGTACAAAGACTTGTAGATTGGTTGTTTTAATCTCTGATTGATGGTGTTTGACTTTGCAGAGAGTCACAGTGTTATTCGTCATGACGCCACCTTTACCACCACAGTCAGTGAGTTCTACGTCTGCATGAGTGTCAGACACTAACCTTTATAACACTCTTGCATGCCTTAATTATATTAATAACCTGAAAATACTAATATAGAAAGAACAGAGTGGGACCAGTTTGGTCCAGTCGGCTGTAGATTAACTCTAAATTATTTGGAATTGACCTTTAACTCTTCACAGATTGATGAGCAGCAATTTCCTCATTAAAGTCATTACTTGTTCTTTATGATAGTtgacacacctgtatgctccagaccagcaAACTCCTGTCTCTGTCCAGGTATTTcccctgatgatgatgatgtatatTTGATAACTACGGAAACGATGGACTTTATAATAAACTTACAACATCAAAAGTTAAATGGTGCAGTTTGCTGCTCTGTATGCAAATAAGGATTGAAACATGTTGCGGTATGTTTCAGCCCCTCCAGAAATCACACATGCTGGCTGGGGTATGTTCAGCAATAAAACGTCTAAACTTCCAGCCAGAGGGAAAGAGTCAGTTAAAGAGCATTTATCAccaactggtaaaaaaaaaaaaagtaacatcATCTTTAATTGCTGCAAAATTACAGCTGTTTTTGTTTGTGCTGCACAGATAAAGCTGCTAACAGAATGTGTAATGTTTGTTTGTGGGCCAAACTAGCACACGTGCTTTACCTTTCCTTCATAATGCAGCATGTTAAGTCTAGATAAAAATAATTGTTGTTTGCTTTGAAAAGCCTCTTCTCTATCAAATATTATATGATATAATTTGGGGTTCTCCAGATCCAAATACAATTTAGTTGTGCAGTAAAACAAATGAACTAGTAACAGAGGTTTTAGGAAAGCACTTACGTTGTCTCTAAATAGTAGAAATaaacaattttttattttattgctaTTTTCAGGAACTTCCACTAGCTTTTCATCCTACGAGGGAGAAACCTCCGAGtcgtctctgggaggcaggaacggCATGGCACTGACCTCACAGGGTAAgaacatgagtttctgatcagtTTATACGAAACGTTTGCATTTTACATGAGCTCTATAATTAGTTTTCAGCCGTTGTTGAGTTCAGTGAAGTCCCGAAGTCTAATAACTTTATTAGGCTTTATCAGTATTAGAAATGTATTTCATTTAAAAAGTGAATCTATCCAACCAGGAGAAGTTTTTTATTAATGTGACAAATGTTTGCACAAATGTCAAATGTTATTAGCAATGATTTAATATTTGCCACATGACCTGGCCTAATATGAAAATTGATGTAAAACTGCTGATCATTCATCTTGGAGCCTGTGACTTGGTCTATGGTCTTTACTGGAGGAAAAAAAGACTAACTTGAAAttggtggtgacgtcatatatgcgacgtgccgatgtctgatttgtagtcatgctaattacgaacatttacaagctgataaatctcaaagtacatggctggtgtggtcgaaacacacatcattagtttttatttaaattgaagtacaacatatgtgtgatccagggcgtaaggcagattagaaaatagcgttttagccCCGCGGACTTGCATTACTTGCAGGACCATCCCCAATAAACCCTCTCCTTGGGCtctccatatatttaactttATACAGACAacactttagtcactttattcacttagtgttttttgcatattttactgttttatccatcttcttgctgctttattactttcttattgcctatttattcaatgtttgtatgtccaacatcatgctgctctgctgttatttttttttaattgcccctcggggataaataaagtttttctgattctgatcaactttttcgttcttctggggacccgtgagccaaccggaaggggaggagGCTGCCTATACTGCCTGACTCAAATGATGTTGCTTTTAACAACTCTTTATATACAAATGTGGTATTTATATAATGAATACATGATAGAGATGCAGTTATTTTATCTTTGCAGGAATAGTACAAAACATCTCACAATGCTGTATATTTGAGAACTCTACGCTTTCACCAGGAAATAACCAGACCTCGCATGAAAAAGCCATCTcaggtaatgtgtgtgtgtgtgtgtgtgtgtgtgtgtgtgtgtttgtgtttgtgtgtttgtgtgtgtgtgtgtgtgtgtgcgcgcacgtgctctgtcttctcgatccccagtgagtcgtggtggatggctgcttatactgagccaggatcctctggaagtttcttcctgttaaaagggagttttcctctccactatcgctaaatgcttgcttagtatgaggattgctgtaaagtcaatgacactagtcagtgacttgatgcaacctgctgggttccttatataggaaacatttttctgattggcttaatgaactgacctgtattggaatgtttattatgtgaagtgccttgagacaactcttgttgtgatttggcgctttataaataaacttgaattgaactgaatatcTAAAACAAATATCATTAAAACATAAAGTCTGTCCACTTATTCATAAAGTTCTGTATCACATATTTGTTTCGGggcaaattatttaaaaaattataAAAGACTAAATAACTGGAAGTTTACATTTTTGATTGGAGGATATTTTCTTTTTAACAACAGTGGGGCAAAAGGTGGGGATCAGCTTTGTGGTGGTCTTCATGATCTGTGGGATAGTCGTCATCGGTATCTTCCTACTATATCGAAGGTAGGGTAGTTTTCAGACACTGTGTCATCCAAGAGAAATCTGAACGTTTTAAATGATTTACAGAAAAAAATaattctttcatattttattttataggaAAAACATGACCCCAGCATCGACTAGGCATGAATTGGAACCAATGAACAACCCAGCTTAACTTTAGTACTGGTATCCAGAGATGTGGAGCAGCAACAGTGTTACTGGAGGAATTGTCCTAATGCAGAAGAGTAGAATGCTACCAATGTGATGAGTTTATAAACTAATGCTTTGAAGCTTCAAATTTAACACTTGTCATtgcaatatttatttttattttactgtataaCTATGTTTCTGAGCGCGAATCAAAGTTATTTGAACGAGAACACCAGGGACCTCATTTATAAAAGTTTGTGCAGAATTCTCACTAAAACTACATAAACCCAGCCCAGAAAATTATCTTATGCAAAGAAATATGCAGACCTATAAAACACTACTCATGCACAGCTGCACATTTCCACTTTATAAATCACACAGATCCTAGACATGTGCTTGGGTGTCCTACACACCCATGTTCTGCTATaaatggttgtgcagcaccaggctaaagaccaaaggtgacagatcatttgctgctgtgacccccagactctggaactctctccctctgagcctgagatcagtggactcagtggtctccttttaaaagcagctgcaaactcacctgttcaggctggttcttgtgtgaccttcatcaccctctccttgttctgctctccctacctattccaccttcctcaggatccactgatttccatctttcctattcactctctctctttctttacattttaaatcacaatagtcaattttttgctcattttaaatatatttttaatcattttctaattcccggcctgggatctttctgcatggagtttgcatgttctccctgtgcatgcgtgggttctctccgggtactccgacttcctcccgcagtccaaaaacatgactgttaggttgattggtctgtctaaattatccttaggtgtgtgtgtgtgtgtgcatggttgtttgtcctgtgtgtctctgtgttgccttgcgttggactggctctctgtccagggtgtaccccgcctacttgcccgttgactgctggaaataggcaccagcccccccaccccccaccccccccaccccccaccccccccgcgcGACCccgcatggacaaagcgggttcagaagatggatggatatttttacattttttgtttttgtgaagtgcctcgtgatttttatcttgagaag is a window encoding:
- the il15ra gene encoding interleukin-15 receptor subunit alpha isoform X3; the protein is MKPQTVEKEHVLYRFGVKQGTCFSSSQSCQMDPARFYRSASVVMICVLGTARLTSLGKCSCSTIPLLTFTIPPSVNCFGDTYTFRYTCVQGYVRKAGTSSLIKCEDSGSWQESNLECIKDPNLSVQPSNSPAKPQIPTESPNATGTSTSFSSYEGETSESSLGGRNGMALTSQGIVQNISQCCIFENSTLSPGNNQTSHEKAISVGQKVGISFVVVFMICGIVVIGIFLLYRRKNMTPASTRHELEPMNNPA
- the il15ra gene encoding interleukin-15 receptor subunit alpha isoform X2; the protein is MKPQTVEKEHVLYRFGVKQGTCFSSSQSCQMDPARFYRSASVVMICVLGTARLTSLGKCSCSTIPLLTFTIPPSVNCFGDTYTFRYTCVQGYVRKAGTSSLIKCEDSGSWQESNLECINPNLSVQPSNSPAKPQIPTESPNATESHSVIRHDATFTTTVRTSTSFSSYEGETSESSLGGRNGMALTSQGIVQNISQCCIFENSTLSPGNNQTSHEKAISVGQKVGISFVVVFMICGIVVIGIFLLYRRKNMTPASTRHELEPMNNPA
- the il15ra gene encoding interleukin-15 receptor subunit alpha isoform X1, which gives rise to MKPQTVEKEHVLYRFGVKQGTCFSSSQSCQMDPARFYRSASVVMICVLGTARLTSLGKCSCSTIPLLTFTIPPSVNCFGDTYTFRYTCVQGYVRKAGTSSLIKCEDSGSWQESNLECIKDPNLSVQPSNSPAKPQIPTESPNATESHSVIRHDATFTTTVRTSTSFSSYEGETSESSLGGRNGMALTSQGIVQNISQCCIFENSTLSPGNNQTSHEKAISVGQKVGISFVVVFMICGIVVIGIFLLYRRKNMTPASTRHELEPMNNPA